One stretch of Cygnus atratus isolate AKBS03 ecotype Queensland, Australia chromosome 26, CAtr_DNAZoo_HiC_assembly, whole genome shotgun sequence DNA includes these proteins:
- the ZBTB7A gene encoding zinc finger and BTB domain-containing protein 7A: MAGGVDGPIGIPFPDHSSDILSSLNEQRNNGLLCDVVILVEGQEFPTHRSVLAACSQYFKKLFTSGLVVDQQNVYEIDFVSADALSALLEFAYTATLTVSTSNVNDILNAAKLLEIPAVRDVCTDLLDRKILAKNDQMDIVDQIDQRNHLRAKEYLEFFQSNPVNGHQGSFPWTNSELRDLQRLNFRGQEEEEEPDCNGMDFYSQAPLNERPKANDCDPDSNPAMWLDREEEEAAVAAPGSLYSPSQNGHYSSRGLPTPGEEEVTSGGPLDQQEAGDSPSFVPTGADTEDDAREVDGLAASALLQQMINSVGRQQLGEDDRKDDDGVMDYYLKYFSSSNEGDVYPSWSQKVEKKIRAKAFQKCPICEKVIQGAGKLPRHIRTHTGEKPYECDICKVRFTRQDKLKVHMRKHTGEKPYLCQQCGAAFAHNYDLKNHMRVHTGLRPYQCDSCFKTFVRSDHLHRHLKKDGCNGIPSRRGRKPRVRDAGGLPTPTGNPEDGSFQAGGESQESEDTMQRNGQEQHFEDSSNNEAPGLNVAGGSSEGNTQGLS, encoded by the exons ATGGCGGGCGGCGTGGACGGCCCCATAGGGATCCCGTTCCCCGACCACAGCAGCGACATCCTTAGCAGCCTGAACGAGCAGAGAAACAATGGGCTGTTGTGTGACGTTGTCATCTTGGTGGAAGGCCAGGAGTTCCCCACCCACCGCTCCGTCCTGGCGGCGTGCAGCCAGTACTTCAAGAAGCTCTTCACCTCAGGGTTAGTGGTGGACCAGCAAAACGTGTATGAGATAGACTTTGTGAGCGCGGATGCCTTGTCGGCTCTGCTGGAGTTCGCCTACACCGCGACCCTTACCGTCAGCACTTCGAACGTCAACGACATCCTCAACGCCGCCAAACTGCTGGAGATCCCGGCGGTAAGGGATGTTTGCACGGATCTCCTGGACAGGAAGATTCTGGCCAAAAATGACCAGATGGATATAGTAGATCAAATTGATCAGAGGAACCATCTCAGAGCAAAAGAGTACCTGGAGTTCTTCCAGAGCAACCCCGTCAACGGCCACCAAGGCAGCTTTCCGTGGACCAACTCAGAGTTGAGAGACCTTCAGAGACTGAACTTCCGAGGccaagaggaagaggaggagccGGACTGCAATGGCATGGACTTCTACTCGCAAGCCCCCCTAAACGAAAGACCAAAGGCGAATGACTGTGATCCCGACAGCAACCCAGCCATGTGGCTggacagagaagaggaggaggcggcggtggcggcCCCCGGCTCCTTGTATTCACCTTCTCAGAACGGACATTACAGCAGCCGTGGCCTGCCCACGCCGGGAGAAGAGGAGGTGACTTCGGGGGGCCCTCTGGACCAGCAGGAGGCTGGCGACTCCCCCAGCTTCGTGCCTACCGGAGCAGACACGGAGGATGACGCGAGGGAGGTGGATGGCTTGGCTGCCAGCGCCCTGCTGCAGCAAATGATCAATTCCGTGGGGagacagcagctgggggaggacGACCGAAAGGATGACGATGGGGTCATGGATTATTACTTGAAATACTTCAGCAGTTCGAACGAGGGCGACGTGTATCCGTCCTGGTCCCAGAAGGTGGAGAAGAAGATCAGGGCGAAAGCATTCCAAAAGTGCCCCATCTGTGAAAAGGTGATCCAGGGGGCTGGCAAGCTGCCGCGCCACATCCGCACCCACACCGGCGAGAAGCCCTACGAGTGCGACATCTGCAAAGTCCGATTCACCAG GCAGGACAAGCTGAAGGTTCACATGAGGAAACACACAGGGGAGAAACCTTACTTGTGCCAGCAGTGCGGAGCCGCTTTTGCTCACAACTACGACTTGAAGAACCACATGCGCGTGCACACTGGCCTCAGGCCCTATCAGTGTGACAGCTGCTTCAAGACTTTCGTCCGCTCTGACCACTTGCACAGGCACCTTAAAAAAGATGGGTGCAACGGCATCCCGTCCCGGAGGGGCCGCAAGCCCCGGGTGAGAGATGCCGGGGGGCTGCCCACCCCCACAGGGAACCCCGAAGACGGAAGCTTTCAAGCCGGGGGGGAGAGTCAAGAATCAGAGGACACCATGCAGAGGAACGGCCAAGAGCAGCACTTTGAAGATAGTTCTAATAATGAAGCGCCAGGATTGAATGTAGCAGGAGGGTCGTCCGAGGGCAACACGCAAGGACTCTCCTAA